In Streptococcus parauberis NCFD 2020, the sequence GATACCGTTCTCCTTTTTCATAGTAAGATATGACATTCCCCTTGCTAAAATGTAATATTTCAGCAAGTTCATCTTGTGTATGCCCAAAAAGTTTCCTCAACTTTTTGAGATTCTCTCCCAAAATATTTGATTTATTGCCCATACTACTTCCTTAAAATTTTATCGCTTGGTGTCATCAAACAATTTTTTCCTTTCTTTCATGAATTCAATCAGTTCATCACGAAAGATTGCCTTCTCTTCCTCTGTTAATCCATCGGAAGTCATACGAAATAATACTTCGACATTCGATAAATCTATGTCATCTTTTTGTCCCTCTAATAGATAATCCGTAGTTACTCCGTAAAATTTAGCAATTTTTGATAATTTTTCTGGTGTAGGAGTAACTTTTCCATTTTCCCAGCGAGCATAACTTTGTTGAGTAATTTCTAGGGAATCTGCTACTTTAGCTTGAGTTAAATTCTTCTGTTGTCGTAATTCTTTTAAGCGATATGGTAATGTCATTTTCTGTTCCTCAAAAATATTTAAGTTTTTTACAAAAAAACCTTGACATTACATCACACATGATGTAAAATATATGTACATCAAGGTTGATGTATTTGATTCCAAAAAAATTTAGTTTTTCTTTTGGAATCACTAATGTTCATTGCAAATTAAATAAAAAGTGCGTCTGACAACCAGAGGACTGACCATCAAACT encodes:
- a CDS encoding helix-turn-helix domain-containing protein, with amino-acid sequence MTLPYRLKELRQQKNLTQAKVADSLEITQQSYARWENGKVTPTPEKLSKIAKFYGVTTDYLLEGQKDDIDLSNVEVLFRMTSDGLTEEEKAIFRDELIEFMKERKKLFDDTKR